The nucleotide window ACACTGGTAACATATTCAGCAAAAACTCAATAGCTTCACCTTCGTTAAAGCTTTTACCTTCCTTTAACCGTTCAGTCAGCAATGCAGCATAGGTTTTCCCTCCTGCATAGTCTTGTACTAAAAATAAGCGTTTACTGTTCTCGAAAGTTCCCCGCACCTTGGGAATTTGTGGGTGATCGATTTGTTGCAGTACTGCTGCTTCTCGATAAAATAGCTCTTTAGATTTATTGAGAGAATAAGATCCTTCTCCTGAAGGAAAAAATTCTTTTAAAACACACATATCTTGACTTTCGCTTCTATCCTCAGCTAGATAGGTACGACCAAACCCTCCCTGTCCAAGGGTTTTAAGTATGCGATAGCGTTTTTGCAAACAGGTTCCTGGTGGCAGTGTCGGTTGCATAAGGTTTACATCAATGCAGCAGTCAAACTAGTCTCTTTTTCATCTTTCCCCACAAAGACTAATAACTAACCACTCCATCAAATCTATTTATTTTTACCACCAAAGAATAAAATGGGACTTTAGATATATATAACTTTATAGTTGATTATCTAGATACTTGTATTTCTGGTAACGCAAAACGCGCTGACCAATAAAATAATCTGCCAAGACACAGTGTCATCAATATTAGTGTTTGTTAGTCAGATAATCATATTTCGGGAGCAAAACCCGAAAATTGACATCTTCCCCGCTCAGGAGTATAAGGAAATACTTAAGACCAAAACAAACTGCATCAAAATAGTACCAATTCACAATCAAAAAACTAGAGCCATAAGACGTAATTTTTTCGATGGGAGGAAAACAGCCAACGCACTTCTCAATCAATAAGCTTTTCAACCACAGATTATGGAAAATATTCGCCTCATCTTGATTGAAGATCGCAATTTAACACGTATCTGTTTGCGAGCAGCTTTGCAAAGGTACAGAGAATTTGAGTTAGTCGGGGAAGCCAGTAGCGCCAAGCAAGGATGGCAACTTTTGACGAAGATGCCTTCTGATGTGGCAATTATCAATATGGGATTGCCAGATTTAAATGGAGTCGAACTGACGAGGCTATTTTGCAAATTTCAAACCCGGAGTTTGGATTGGGAAACTAAAATCTTGATTTTGAGTTCAGATGATAGCGAAGATAGTGTTTTAGGGGCTTTTGCGGCTGGAGCCGATTCTTATTGCCTCAAACAGACTAGTATTGAACAATTAGCCGAAGCGATCGCCGCGACTCATGCAGGTCGTGTTTGGCTCGATCCAGCTATTACTCATATCATTTTGGGACAACTTCGCACAGCTTTGGCTGCTGATTCTACTAGTGAAACCGAAAATATTGTCCAAATTAGTGGATTAGAACCAGAGTTACACCAAATAATTGAAAACTATCCTTTAACACAACGAGAGCTAGAGATTTTGCAACTAATTGTTGCTGGAAAATCTAATGCTGAAATTTCCGAACAATTGTATATTACCCTCGGTACGGTGAAAACCCACGTGCGGAACATTTTGAACAAACTCAGCGTCAGCGATCGCACTCAAGCGGCTGTTAGAGCATTACGAGCGGGTTTAGTATCGTAATAACTAAGGAAGAAGGAAGAAGGCTAAAAAGGGTCACACTTGTAATTGAGCTTGAGGATTAAAAAACTGTTGGTAGACTCCTAGACTCACTAATAAAGCTGCGATTAAATTGGCAAAACTTAGCATAAACATAATCAAAATCTGATAAGCTGCCGCATTCAGAGGATCTACACCGCTTAGGATTTGACCTGTCATCATTCCTGGTAAACTGACTACACCAACTACCATCATTGAGTTGAGAGTGGGGATTAAACTAGCTCGAATCGCTTCTTGACGGTAACGAGCGATCGCTTGTTGGGGTGTTGCACCTAGACTCAAGTAAGTTTCAATTTCTAGCTGATTGGCTTTAATTGCTGTCACTAAGCGCTCTCCGGCTAAAGCGGCGGCATTCATGGCATTTCCTAAAACAATGCCTGTCAGAGGGATAATATATTGGGGTTCGTACCAGTTCGTTGGCTTGAGTACCAAAAGGTTAGTATAAATCAAAGTCAAAGCGGTACTGACGAGAATCGAACCGCCAACTATTAATAGTAATTGGGGCAGTTTCTTATCTATGCGATTTCGAGCCACTACTGTAGCTATAGCCAGCATAACTAACAAAATTGCCAGTACCGACCAAAGGTTTTTGACAGCAAACACAATCGCCAAGACGTAGCCAACTAGTAACAAATTAGCTACTGTCAGCATGGTGCTAATCGCCAATTGCTTTTCTAAGCCTAATCTTTGCCAGCTAGAAATACCTATGGCGATCGCCATCATCCCTAAAGCCCAAATTAAATCTGTAACCTCAAGTTCAATTAAATCCACTGTTGACCCAAAACTACTCTTTTGCTAAATAGCCTAGGACAATTTTGGCAGATTT belongs to Merismopedia glauca CCAP 1448/3 and includes:
- a CDS encoding LuxR C-terminal-related transcriptional regulator → MENIRLILIEDRNLTRICLRAALQRYREFELVGEASSAKQGWQLLTKMPSDVAIINMGLPDLNGVELTRLFCKFQTRSLDWETKILILSSDDSEDSVLGAFAAGADSYCLKQTSIEQLAEAIAATHAGRVWLDPAITHIILGQLRTALAADSTSETENIVQISGLEPELHQIIENYPLTQRELEILQLIVAGKSNAEISEQLYITLGTVKTHVRNILNKLSVSDRTQAAVRALRAGLVS
- a CDS encoding ABC transporter permease, which produces MDLIELEVTDLIWALGMMAIAIGISSWQRLGLEKQLAISTMLTVANLLLVGYVLAIVFAVKNLWSVLAILLVMLAIATVVARNRIDKKLPQLLLIVGGSILVSTALTLIYTNLLVLKPTNWYEPQYIIPLTGIVLGNAMNAAALAGERLVTAIKANQLEIETYLSLGATPQQAIARYRQEAIRASLIPTLNSMMVVGVVSLPGMMTGQILSGVDPLNAAAYQILIMFMLSFANLIAALLVSLGVYQQFFNPQAQLQV